From one Coffea eugenioides isolate CCC68of chromosome 11, Ceug_1.0, whole genome shotgun sequence genomic stretch:
- the LOC113751944 gene encoding U-box domain-containing protein 12-like — protein sequence MEALLSNEREAQILAARELGKLATKLRQKLPEKGIISRLVMMLRTQDYEATEAALCSTLSSFSQNKIRIANSGAIPVLLEIIQCQKESLIDLAAAALLVLPSCSANKLAIAASGAIPILFGKQSEMIEKARALLEKMVSLSEIALKEVAETASLVIHFLVEAIEEGTPLCKEHAAAMLLVMCQSCRDRCKSRDWQKILGLQKDRGKKKKNVGFHPLQQFLFR from the exons ATGGAAGCCCTTCTATCTAATGAACGGGAAGCTCAGATTTTAGCTGCCAGAGAACTTGGTAAACTCGCAACCAAACTAAGACAGAAGTTACCAGAAAAAGGGATCATTTCTCGGCTCGTTATGATGCTTCGTACGCAAGATTATGAAGCCACTGAAGCGGCACTCTGCTCTACTTTGTCTAGCTTTTCACA AAACAAGATCCGAATTGCAAATTCTGGTGCCATACCAGTATTGCTGGAGATCATTCAATGCCAAAAAGAGTCATTGATTGACCTTGCAGCAGCAGCCCTCTTGGTTCTTCCTTCTTGCTCCGCTAACAAGCTAGCAATCGCAGCATCTGGGGCTATCCCGATCCTG TTCGGAAAACAATCAGAGATGATTGAGAAGGCGAGGGCATTATTGGAGAAGATGGTTTCCTTGTCAGAGATTGCACTGAAGGAGGTTGCTGAGACTGCATCTCTTGTAATCCACTTTCTAGTGGAGGCCATCGAAGAAGGTACACCACTATGCAAAGAGCACGCTGCAGCTATGTTACTGGTCATGTGCCAAAGCTGTAGGGATAGATGCAAATCCagagattggcaaaaaattttggggttgcAGAAAGACagagggaagaagaagaagaatgttGGTTTTCATCCGTTGCAACAATTTTTGTTCCGTTAA